A window of the Candidatus Thorarchaeota archaeon genome harbors these coding sequences:
- a CDS encoding 50S ribosome-binding GTPase, whose protein sequence is MPTNVTPEFDKQRQIYEDTEDLEQRIVELQKLLALAPNHKGAERMIKDYRRKLAKLKAEVEKKREQERARRSGGANEEGVIRKEGAGQICLVGLTKSGKSSLINSVTSAELLVADYPFATPVPTPAMLAFQDVNIQLVELPGMFDGYYDSTIGRQSLALARNTDCIAIVVDLSQDIEMQMSVILGELDRARIRLNKDKTAVRVERTGLGGHMIYGIHNFAGSRDEVVDYLQARRITNVIVRFQMPGATLQQLADALDTSVAYVRALIIATKGDMPGSAAQFQRLKDLYGDRFDMVPVSALKKENLSVMTTMMYEHLDILRVYTKIPGKTREEKPLVLPEGSVVEDAAAKVHKQLFVERFRAAIILREQDKIKRRQVGLNYPLQDGDILQLLHK, encoded by the coding sequence GTGCCGACCAACGTTACCCCTGAGTTTGACAAGCAGAGGCAGATATACGAAGACACGGAAGACCTTGAGCAGCGTATAGTGGAACTCCAAAAGCTACTCGCACTTGCGCCAAATCACAAAGGCGCAGAACGGATGATAAAGGACTACCGACGAAAGCTGGCCAAACTGAAAGCTGAGGTTGAGAAGAAGAGAGAACAGGAACGGGCTAGGCGGAGTGGTGGGGCTAACGAGGAGGGGGTCATAAGGAAGGAGGGGGCAGGACAGATATGCTTAGTGGGACTCACTAAGAGCGGAAAGTCGTCGTTGATCAACTCTGTCACAAGCGCCGAGCTCCTTGTGGCGGACTACCCCTTTGCAACTCCGGTGCCCACACCCGCGATGCTGGCCTTCCAAGATGTCAATATTCAGCTGGTTGAGCTGCCGGGTATGTTTGATGGCTACTACGACTCGACCATTGGTCGGCAGTCGCTTGCGCTGGCACGTAATACAGACTGTATTGCAATTGTAGTGGATCTCTCACAGGACATTGAGATGCAGATGAGCGTGATTCTCGGTGAACTGGACCGGGCCCGGATTCGACTAAACAAGGACAAGACGGCAGTGAGAGTCGAGAGGACCGGTCTCGGGGGACACATGATATATGGTATCCACAACTTCGCAGGCTCCAGAGACGAGGTGGTGGACTACTTACAGGCTCGACGGATAACCAATGTAATAGTGAGATTTCAAATGCCCGGGGCCACGCTTCAACAGCTTGCTGATGCGCTCGATACAAGTGTTGCCTACGTACGAGCTCTGATTATCGCAACAAAGGGAGACATGCCTGGGTCCGCAGCACAGTTCCAGAGGCTGAAGGACTTGTACGGGGACCGATTCGACATGGTACCAGTGAGTGCCCTGAAGAAGGAGAACCTCAGCGTAATGACAACTATGATGTACGAACACCTTGACATACTTAGAGTCTATACCAAGATACCTGGCAAGACCAGAGAGGAGAAACCGCTCGTTCTGCCGGAGGGATCAGTTGTCGAGGATGCTGCAGCGAAGGTCCACAAACAGCTGTTCGTGGAGAGATTCAGAGCAGCAATCATACTGAGGGAACAGGACAAGATAAAGCGAAGACAGGTAGGGCTCAACTATCCCCTGCAGGATGGGGACATACTCCAGCTGCTGCACAAGTAG
- the ffh gene encoding signal recognition particle protein yields MVLEGLGKALNSALKRILGASIIDEEVVNELVKDIQRALLVADVDVALVMAITERVRKQALDETLPRGISRREHVVRVVWDSLAYYLGEKPVPLTINPGKANVVMMVGIQGSGKTTTIGKLARYYQKRGVRTGVVCADNFRPGAYSQLKQLAERSNIPFFGDEREQNAAKLAKRGVEELRKAGVELILVDTSGRHREETGLIKEMQDIAKAINPQEIVLVVDGTLGQQAGAQASTFRSATSIGSIIVTKLDGGAKGGGALSAVAATKAPIKFIGLGEGMDAIEPFNPTKFAGRLLGMSDIQGLIEKVKEAQLELDEDAAMRMMKGKLTLTDMMAQLKQVKKMGPIGKVMEMLGLKYELPEDVTALQEENLRKFEIIINSMTRDERDDPKIIKASRIKRIAKGSGTRQSDVRELLKQYENVKKMIKTFGRQRRARRGMAGIPGLPGM; encoded by the coding sequence GTGGTCCTTGAAGGACTAGGTAAGGCACTGAACTCCGCATTGAAGAGAATACTGGGAGCCAGCATCATCGACGAGGAGGTAGTCAATGAGCTGGTCAAAGACATCCAGCGTGCACTCCTTGTGGCGGACGTGGATGTCGCTCTGGTGATGGCGATAACCGAGAGGGTCCGGAAACAGGCACTGGATGAGACCCTGCCTCGTGGCATATCAAGACGCGAGCATGTCGTGAGGGTCGTTTGGGACAGTCTGGCGTATTACCTTGGGGAGAAACCAGTCCCGCTCACTATTAACCCGGGAAAAGCAAATGTGGTCATGATGGTGGGTATCCAGGGGTCGGGCAAGACTACTACAATAGGGAAGCTCGCTCGGTACTACCAGAAGCGCGGAGTGAGGACAGGAGTAGTATGCGCAGACAACTTCAGACCCGGAGCATACAGCCAACTGAAACAGCTTGCGGAGAGGTCAAACATTCCCTTCTTCGGAGATGAGAGAGAACAGAATGCAGCGAAGCTGGCCAAGAGGGGTGTCGAGGAGCTTAGGAAAGCCGGCGTCGAGTTGATTCTGGTTGACACTTCAGGGCGACATCGGGAGGAGACCGGACTAATCAAAGAGATGCAGGACATTGCCAAGGCAATCAACCCGCAGGAGATAGTTCTGGTAGTGGACGGCACATTGGGACAGCAGGCTGGTGCACAGGCATCAACATTCAGGTCAGCAACCAGCATCGGGTCGATAATTGTCACCAAGCTGGACGGAGGAGCAAAGGGTGGTGGAGCTCTGTCAGCCGTGGCGGCGACCAAGGCCCCCATCAAGTTCATTGGATTGGGAGAGGGAATGGACGCCATTGAGCCGTTCAATCCGACGAAGTTCGCGGGTCGGCTGCTTGGTATGTCTGACATTCAGGGACTCATCGAGAAAGTGAAGGAGGCCCAGCTCGAACTCGATGAGGACGCCGCCATGAGGATGATGAAGGGCAAGCTGACTCTGACAGACATGATGGCGCAGCTCAAGCAAGTCAAGAAGATGGGCCCCATCGGCAAGGTCATGGAGATGCTTGGTCTTAAGTACGAACTTCCCGAGGATGTGACTGCGTTGCAGGAGGAGAACCTGAGGAAGTTTGAGATCATCATCAACTCGATGACGCGGGATGAGAGGGATGACCCGAAGATAATCAAGGCGTCGAGAATCAAGCGTATTGCCAAGGGCTCGGGAACGCGGCAGAGTGATGTACGTGAGCTCCTAAAGCAGTATGAGAACGTAAAGAAGATGATAAAGACATTCGGTAGGCAGAGAAGGGCAAGGAGAGGAATGGCGGGCATTCCGGGGCTGCCTGGCATGTAG
- a CDS encoding aspartate carbamoyltransferase regulatory subunit, protein MACEEKSGKIRIVKIRNGTVIDHIRAGMALEVLQILGITGKEGPVVTLAMNISSNRIGRKDIVKLEDHFLEEHEVARIALVAPEATINLISEFQVVKKTRVQLPDTLTDIVICPNARCITNQEREPVKPSYQVVSRMPIRLKCLYCWSFIDEDHIVRQFTEHHTI, encoded by the coding sequence ATGGCATGTGAAGAGAAGAGCGGCAAGATTAGAATCGTCAAGATTCGCAATGGGACTGTCATCGATCACATTCGGGCAGGAATGGCTCTAGAGGTGCTTCAGATTCTAGGGATAACCGGCAAGGAGGGCCCTGTGGTGACCCTTGCCATGAACATCTCCAGCAATAGGATTGGCAGAAAGGACATCGTCAAGCTGGAGGACCACTTTCTTGAAGAACATGAGGTCGCAAGAATCGCCCTTGTGGCACCCGAAGCCACGATAAACCTAATCAGTGAGTTTCAGGTAGTGAAGAAGACCCGGGTACAGCTGCCGGACACGCTGACTGACATCGTGATCTGCCCGAATGCGAGATGTATAACCAATCAGGAGAGAGAGCCAGTGAAGCCAAGTTACCAAGTCGTTTCCCGCATGCCCATACGACTGAAATGCCTGTACTGCTGGAGTTTCATCGATGAGGATCACATTGTCCGCCAGTTCACAGAACACCATACCATCTAA
- a CDS encoding V-type ATP synthase subunit F — protein sequence MANERIAVIGDRDTVTGFRMVGVRDVSTPSSPEETRRALLSFFRDPNMGLIIITERLAETVNDTILELAQSPVPVILLVPDRRGSTGTHEAVLRELIRRAVGIEIGI from the coding sequence ATGGCCAACGAGAGAATTGCAGTGATTGGTGATCGCGACACGGTGACTGGTTTTCGTATGGTCGGTGTCAGAGATGTATCAACACCCAGCTCACCTGAAGAGACACGTCGCGCACTGCTGTCATTCTTTCGAGACCCCAATATGGGTCTGATAATAATCACGGAACGGCTGGCAGAAACCGTGAACGACACAATCCTAGAACTCGCGCAGTCACCGGTACCCGTAATTCTTCTGGTGCCCGACCGAAGGGGATCTACTGGGACACATGAAGCGGTCCTGCGAGAGCTGATTCGCCGAGCAGTTGGAATTGAGATAGGCATCTAG